CTTTTGGCAATCGTGAAAAAGAGAATAATCGTATCCGTTAGCAATGATCTGGCCACCGACCAACGGGTGCGCAAGCAATGTGAAGAGCTTTGGAAAGCGGGCTACGACATTTTGCTCCTGGGCAGACTTTTGCCAGGCAGTCCCTATTTCGAGCGGCCGTATAAAACACAACGGGTGAAACTCCCCTTCAATAAGGGAGCACTCTTTTATGCTTCTCTGAATATTTATCTCTTTTTCAAGATTCTTTTTTCTCGGGCGGATATCCTTTGGGCCAATGATTTGGATACACTTCCGGCCAATTGGCTGGTATCATTGATGAAAGGTAAGCGCCTCGTCTACGATTCGCATGAGTATTTCACAGAAGTGCCCGAAATTCAGCACAAACCAAGAGTGAAAAGTTTGTGGAAGTTTTTTGAGAAAAAGTGTATTCGTCGTACTGATTTGGTAATCACCGTGAGCCCGTCTATTGCAGATTTACTGAAGAAGACCTACCAACTCGACGAAGTACTGATTGTGCGCAATGTACCCTTGGGGTCAACAAAGTTGCCAAAAGCAACTAAAACGGATCTTGGTCTTGATGAAAATCGATTTCTACTCTTGCTGCAAGGCGGCGGTATCAACGTGAATCGGGGAGGAGAGGAGCTGGTGGAAGCCATGCGCCATATCGAAAAGGCCGACTTGGTCATTGTAGGCGGCGGCGATGCCATGCCCGAATTGAAAAGAATATCCGCAGAATTTGAGCTTAGGGACAAAGTCTGTTTCCTGCCCAGAATGCCTTACGAGGCCATGATGCGCTATACTTCTGCCGCCGATTTAGGGTTTTCCTTAGATAAAGATGGAAATCTGAACTATCGATTTAGCTTGCCCAATAAAGTATTCGATTATGCTATGGCGGGCTTACCTATGATCACTTCAGATCTTCCTGAGGTAGCCGCCTTCGTCCGAAGGAACGAAATTGGTGTGGTTCTCACTGAAGTGACGCCGCAAAAGATTGCTTTACAGGTGAATATGTTGGTGGAAAATCCGGTTGAGTTGAGTAGATTAAAATTGAATGCATCTAAGATGTCTGCTGAGTTATCTTGGGAGAATGAATTTGCTCCTGTGTTGACTAAAATCAAAACAAACAATGCCTGAGGGAATCCATATCGTTTCATTCGACGTTCCTTTCCCGCCCGATTATGGCGGGGTTATAGATGTATACTACAAGGCAAAAGCTTTGGCCGATCTTGGAATCAAAGTGAAGCTTCACTGCTTTGCTTACGGTCGAAGCAAGCAGTCTGCCGTGGCGAAAGATTTTGATGAAGTGATATACTATGAGCGCAAACTTAGCGCAGGAGCAATGCTTTCTAAAACTCCTTTTATCGTGAAGACCAGGAAGAGTCAAGAGCTTCTCGATAATCTACTCAAAAACGATTGGCCAATCTTGTTTGAAGGTCTGCATACGTGTGCTTGGTTGGATCATCCAAAGCTGAAAGATCGATTCAAAATCGTGAGAACACACAATATTGAGCACGACTATTATGCGCGATTGGGACGATCAGAAAAAAGTGTTTTTCGAAAGCAGTATTTCAAGGCGGAAGCCAAGAAACTTCGAGCATTTGAGAAAGTGCTGACTAAAAACCAAAAAATACTTGCCATCAGTCAAGGTGATCAGGCTTATTTTGAGAAAAAATACGGGAAGACAGATTTAATTTATCCCTTTCATCCCGAGTTTGTGATGCCTCGAAAGGGCAAAGGCGATTATGCTTTTTATCACGGTAAGCTTGAAGTATCAGAGAATCAGGAAGCGCTTGATTTTTTGGTGAACAAAGTTTTCTCGCAGTCAAAGATTCCCTTGGTGGTAGCGGGAAAAGGGAGCGAAAAGGACGTTGCGCCATTTCGTAACTCAGGTGCAAATGTCACCTACCACCTCAATCCAAATGCTAAAGAAATGAAGAGTCTTTCGCAGGAAGCAGGTGTTCATGTTTTGCCCACATTCCAGACTACCGGATTCAAATTGAAATTACTGTACTCACTTCAAAATGAGGTAGAAGTCATTGTGAATGAAGCGATGGTAAAGAATACAGGTTTGGAAAATTTAGTCACGAAAGTGAAAACCCCCGAGCAGTTTAGAAAAGCGATTAAGAAAGCATTAATAAGCCCGCTATCTGAAACGAAAATCAAAAAGAGGAAGGAATTATTAGAGCTTCATTATTCCAATTCTCAGCAAGCGAAAAGAATTATAGACTTGCTTGACTGACCTTTTCTTCGGTTACCGAATTCCCTTCACAACGAATCACTCGCGAAGAGAATTTCTTCATGTGCACATAGTCGTGAGTGGCCATTAAGACTGCTCTTCCCGATTTTGAAATCGTGTTGAGCAAATTCAAAATCTCTTCAGTGGTGTTGGGATCTAGATTTCCCGTGGGTTCGTCGGCCAGAATTAGGTCGGGATCATTGAGCAAAGCTCGAGCAATGGCTACTCTTTGCTGCTCACCACCTGAAAGTTCGTGTGGCATTTTGTAGCCTTTATTTCCCAGGCCTACCTTCTCGAGCACTTCTTGCATACGTTCGCTCATCTCCATTTTGTTCTTCCATCCGGTGGCTTTCAAGACAAAAAGCAGATTATCATTGACAGAGCGATCTGTTAAAAGTTCAAAATCTTGAAAAACGATTCCCAGCTTTCGTCGGAGATATGGTACCTGAGATCGCTTCATTTTTTTCAAATCAAACTCACCGACAAATCCCTCGCCTTCTGTTAAGGGCAAAGCACCGTAAAGGGTCTTGAGCAAGCTGCTTTTACCCGTTCCCGTTTTTCCGATAAGGTACACGAAGTCCCCCTTGTCCAGCTGAATGTTGACATCAGAAAGCACGAGGTGGTCGCCTTGAAATATTTTGGCATCCTTTATTTCGACGATGGTATCTAAGGCCATGGAGATGAATTTTGGGTAAAGCTATAATAATTTGGCGTGTCGATTGGCGTTAAAGCTGCTATTCAATGTTAGATTTTCTCGGCTATTCTTCACATTTCCGAGTTCAAAACTTTAGATCGCAAACCCTCATAAACCCTGCTATACGACGTTACCTTTACTTGTTCTAAACTGACTATTCCATTATGCCAAAGGTGTCGCCGGCAAGAAGTCTGCTATTCGTTTTTATGAGCCTCTTTCTGGGCTCTTCTTTTGCTCAACAAACCGAGAAATACCGTTCTGACTTGCTGCCTTATTACGAGGCATTAGCTTTGATGGAGCGCAGTCACTACGAGCCTGCGCGCAAGGGTTTTGAGGATTTTCTCGGTTCTGATGAAGTTGATCATGGTGAATTCAAAGTCAACGCGTTATACTACCGTGCAAAATCTGCCATGCAGCTCTTCCACAAGGATGCCGAATTTTTTATGGAGGAGTTTGTTCTCGGTCACCCGGAGAGTATTTGGTACCAAACGGCAGTGCTCGATTTGGGTCGATACAATTTTAACCGCCGCGATTACGACGATGCTATACGTTGGTTGAAGGAATTGGATCAGCGCGATCTTGATGCCACCACTGCCGAAGAGGTTGAGTTTAAAATTGGCTTCGCGGCTTTCGAATTGGAAGATTACGAGCAAGCCAAGAAGTCTTTTTACAGGTTGAAGGATAGCGAGAGTGTTTATGCGGGTCCTACCAATTACTACTACGGACACATTGCTTACACGGAGGGGAATTACCAAACCGCTCTTGAGTCATTTAAGAAGGCAGAATCTGATGAAAATTTCGCGAAGGTGGTTCCTTACTACGTCGCTCAGATTTACCACTACCAGGAAAAGTACGATGAGCTTATAGAATACGCTACACCACTTCTGGAGCAGGATGATGTTCAGCGAGGTGAGGAGATGGCATTGCTGGTTGGGAATGCCTATTACTCGAAAGAGCAATATGCAGAAGCGGTTCCATTTCTGGAAAAGTATATGGCTTCAACATACAATCCCGCTCCTGAGGATTCTTACCGTATGGGTTATTCTTATTACCGAACGGGTGATTTCGAAAAAGCCATCGATTACTTCACGAAGGCTTCTAAAGAAGACAATGCCTTGGGTCAGATTGCGACATACCAATTGGCAGACTCTTACCTCCAATTAGATCAGAAGAAATACGCGCAAAACGCGTTCAAGCTGGCTTCCAAGAAATTTTATGACCCTGAAGTGACAGAAGATGCACTCTTCAATTATGCTAAATTGGCCTACGAGTTGAGCTACGATCCATTTCACGAAGCAATTATTGCTTTCGAGCAGTATTTGGAGACCTATCCCAATTCAGATCGGAAAGACGAGGCTTTTGAGTTTTTGCTCAAGGTACACTTGGCCACTAAGAATTACTCTGCTGCCCTTGACGCATTGGACAAGATCAAAACGCTCGACCCAATTCAAAAAGAGCATTATCAACTCTCTGCTTACAATCTAGGTGTGGAGAATATGAACAAGAAAAACCACGAGGAAGCACTGAAGTACTTTGCCATGTCAAAGAAGTTCAATGTGAATCCGCAAGTGAGTGCATTGGCCGAATATTGGAAAGGAGATATCGCTTACCGCGAATCGGAGTACGACGATGCCATTGCGGCTTACCGAACGTTTCTAAACAATCCATCAGCTTATGGTACGGAATATTACAACTTGGCCAATTACAACATCGGTTACTGCGCCTTCAAAAGCGGAGATTACGATGTTTCACTTGTGGCCTTTCGTAAATATGTGTCTGCATCGGGTATCGACGATAAGCGAAAGAATGATGCCTACTTGCGAATCGGAGACTTGCACTTGGTCAACAAAAACTACAAAGAGGCGATTGAGAGTTATGACTTGGCTGTAGGTGCTAAAGAGGTCAATGTTGATTACGCACTCTTTCAGCAGGCTATGGCAGAAGGCTACGCCGATAATTTTGACGGAAAGACTCAGAAGCTAAGAGAGTTATTGACGTCTTTTCCTCAGACCAGCTTAGCATCTGTGGCAAATTTTGAGCTTGGTACAGCTTACTTTATGCAGGATAAGCTGAATCCGGCATTGGATGCCTTTAATACGGTCGTTGAGGATTATGCTCAGTCGCCATACCGCAAGCGGGCCTTGCTGCAACGAGGTTTGGTACAGTACCGCCTTGGTAAGTACGATGATGCCATCGCGACCTATGAAGAAGTCGTAGCAGATTACGGAGTTGACTCAGAATCGCAGGAGGCAATTGCCACTTTAAAAAATATTTATCTTGATTTGGGCCGAATCGATGACTTTACCGCTTGGCTTGATGAAGTTCCGGATTACGAAGTTTCACCGATGGAAATCGACAGCCTGACATACCAAGCTGCAGAAAACCTTGTGGCCGATGGTGATTGTGATCAAGCGATTACCTCTTTTGAAAAGTACCTGATTAAATTCCCCAAAGGCCTTTTTGCAACGAACTCAAATTACTATTTGGCCGATTGTTCTTACCGTAAAAATGATTACTCCAAAGCTCTCAGCGGTTTTGAATACGTGGTGCAGCAGCCGGTAGGTCAGTTTACGGAGCCATCTCTCTTGGGTGCAGCAAATATTCGCTTTAAGCAAAATGACTACGAAGAGGCTCTGGGCCACTTCCGAGCCTTGGAAGGTGTTGCTGAATTTTCGGTGAATGTGTTGAGGGCGCAAACCGGTCAGATGCGAACGAACTATCAGCTTGGTAATTATGAAGATGCGGTGGTAGCTATCGAGAAAGTTCTCAGCAATGAAAATGTGACGAATGAACTAAAAGTAGAGGCCAGGTTAAACCGTGCGAGAATCAACTTTACCGAAAGAAAGTACGATGAGGCAGAGCCCGATTACCAGTGGCTGGCGGCCAAGAAAGCTACGGAAGCAGGAGCTGAATCCAAGTTCCGCTTGGCGCAAATAGCATACACCCGCGAAGAATTGGACAAGGCAGAAGCGATGGTTTTTGAATTGATAAAGGAGTTCCCTGCTTCAGATTACTGGAAAGTGAAATCGTTTATTCTCCTGGCAGATGTGTATGCAGCGCGCGACGATTTCTTTCAGGCAAAAGCTACGCTGCAGAGCGTGATTGACAACGTCACTACTCCGGCGCTGGTCAAAGAAGCTGAGGCTAAGTTGGACTTGATCCTTCAAAAGGAAAATGAATTTATCTCGGCTGGTGATACGATTGCTGCTCCAGATACTCTGGATTACGAAGACGAGTACCGCGAACTAATCAAAGAAGATTGATGAAAGCCATGAAACGACCTATCTTAACTTTCTTTTTTGCTTTTGGTGTGGCCATCGCTTTGCATGCGCAAGATGGAGGAGAGTTTGATCAAACTCAAGTCATTACGGGAGACCGAACACTCACTGTTCAGAAAGCATTTAAAATTTCTGAAGCGGCGACACCGAAGGATATTGAGGTGAAGCCGGGAAAGTTGTCTTATCAGATGATTCCGAAAAGACCTGCGCTCACAGTAGAAGTAGACACTATAGAACCTGCAAAGGTGAAAGTGCGCGAACCGCTGGAGAAACTCTACAAAGGTTATGTTAAAGGTGGAGTGGGGACTTTTGCCACTCCTTACCTCGAGGCTTATTATGCCTCAGATCGAGATCGCGATCTTTCTTATGGCGCCCATCTCAGACACCTCTCGCACAATGATGGGGTTAATCGTCCGGTGGGATTTAGCGGGATGAGCCAAAATGCTATCGACGTTTGGGGAAAGAAAATTTTCAAAAAGCACAGTTTTCAGGCCGATCTGGGCTATCAATTGAATACTTGGCACTACTATGGTTTCGATCCACAGGATGCCGATATCGACAGAGACGATTACCGACAGCGATTCAATCTCTTCGATTTGAATACAGGCTGGAGAAGCTACTACCGTGACTCTTCTAAGGTGAATCATGACATCGGCTTGGATTTTTACTACCTCGATGACAGCTACGAGTCCAATGAGTTTGGTGTAAACGCCACGGCAGATTTGCATAGCTACCAAGGAGATCAGTTCTACAATCTGGATTTGGGATTTGATCTTATCAGCTATCAGGGCGGAGGTCTACAACCTTTCGTATTCATGGATGACAGCACCACTGTCATTCCGTCGGATGACGAAACCAATGCCATTTTGCATGCTACTCCAAAAGTGATCTTGCGGAGAGACGGGCTGAGAGCGGAGGTAGGTTTGGGTCTTTACGGAAGATTCTCAAACCAAGCGAGATTTCACGCTTTTCCTGATTTGGAATTCAGCTACGCCTTATTCAACAATATTTTTGTGCCATACGCAGGAATTACGGGAAATGTGGAGCGAGTGAGTTACCGAACCCTGACCGAAGAAAATCCATTTGTTCTTTCACAAATCCCATTAGAGAATACCATCAATCGCTACCGTGTATTCGGAGGTTTTCGCGGTAGCGTGAGTAGTCAATTGAGTTTCAATATGGCAGCTTCCTACCAAAAAGGAGATAACACACCGCTTTTTGTAAACGACACCTTGGTGAGTCGTGAGAACCGTTTTTCGGTTATTTATGATGAGGTGAAAACCCTGACCTTTATGGGAGAGGTTACTTACCTCAATGAAGGTCAGTGGGGCGCTACTTTCCGCGGACAGATTTTTAGCTACAGCACAGAGAACGAAGATGAGGCATGGCACTTGCCGAATTTTGAATTCAACTTGGAAGGACATTACAATCTCTACGATAAGTTCATCATTGCTGCTAATATCAACTTCATCGGTAGTCGACAGGTGAAGTCTCTGTGGCCAATTCCCGACCAGACGACAGAAGATGGTGGCTATTGGAAAGTAGACCTGGATCCTTATATCGATTTAGGTCTGTCGGTCGAGTACCGTTATACCACTCGCCTTTCAGCGTTTATCGAGGCCAATAATCTTACGGCCACCAAATACGATATCTACTACCGATTTCCCGCTCAAAGAGCCTTTGTTATGGGCGGGGTGAAGTACTCATTCTAAGCCGATTTTCCATCCTCTTCATTGTCGTTTTTAGTGTTCTGTTGAAAACGCCATTATTTTGTTGATAAACATCAGTATTTACGCGCCTTTCAGAGTGATTTAATGAAAGGAAATGCGTATTTTTGCGTGTAACTTTAATATCTATTAATCAGACGTTTATGACTGAAGATCAGAAAAATAAACCTTCCGAATACGGCGCCGGTAACATTCAGGTACTTGAAGGACTGGAAGCGGTAAGGAAAAGACCTGCGATGTACATTGGAGATGTGGGGACGAAAGGTCTTCACCACTTGGTTTATGAGGTGGTAGATAACTCCATTGATGAAGCCCTGGCAGGATATTGTGATACGATTGATGTAACGATCAATACGGACAATTCCGTAAGCGTGAGGGATAATGGTCGAGGAATTCCGACAGACTTTCACGAAAAGGAAGGTAAATCTGCCTTAGAGGTGGTTATGACTGTTCTCCATGCAGGGGGTAAATTTGACAAAGACACATACAAGGTTTCAGGTGGATTACACGGAGTAGGGGTATCTTGTGTAAACGCACTTTCAGATAAATTGGTTGCTACCGTATACCGTGATGGTAAGATATGGGAGCAGGAGTATAGCGAAGGAAAACCTCAATACGAAGTTCGCCAGATCGGTGATACCAGTGAGAGTGGAACGGAAGTTACTTTCCACCCCGACAACACTATTTTTGAGGTAATCGAATATAGCTACGACACGCTGGCCAATCGTATGCGTGAGCTAGCCTTTTTGAATAAGGGGATTCGTATAGGTTTGAAGGACTTGCGCGAGCTTGATGAAGAGGGAAATCCAAGACAGGAATCTTTTTTCTCGGAAGGTGGTCTTTACGAGTTTGTAGAATTCTTGGATCAGTCGAGAGAGAATCTTATCGCTAAGCCCATTTACATGGAAGGTGAGAAGAATGGAATACCCGTTGAGGTAGCCATGATTTACAACACTTCTTTTAGCGAAAACATTCACGCTTATGTGAACAATATCAATACCTATGAGGGTGGAACTCACCTTCAAGGTTTTCGCCGTGGGTTAACTGCTACTCTTAAAAAGTATGCTGAAGATTCAGGAATGCTGAACAAGTTGAAGTTTGAAATTGCCGGTGATGACTTCCGTGAAGGATTGACTGCTGTTATTTCCGTGAAGGTTCAGGAACCACAGTTTGAGGGTCAGACGAAGACAAAATTGGGTAACCGCGAAGTAAACGCTCCGGTTTCCCAAGCGGTTTCAGAAATGTTGAGCTACTATTTGGAAGAAAATCCTAATGAGGCCAGACAAATCGTAAACAAGGTGATTCTTGCGGCTACAGCTCGTCATGCGGCTCGAAAGGCGCGTGAGATGGTGCAGCGTAAAAATGTGCTCTCTTCAACAGGTCTTCCGGGAAAGTTGAGTGACTGCTCTGATAAAAATCCTGAGAACTGTGAAATCTATCTTGTCGAGGGAGATTCGGCAGGTGGAACGGCCAAGCAGGGTCGTGCACGTGAGTTTCAAGCCATCTTGCCACTTCGAGGGAAAATCCTCAACGTGGAAAAGGCGATGCAACACAAGATTTTCGACAACGAAGAGATTAAGAATATCTATACAGCACTCGGTGTGCGTGTGGGTACGGAAGAAGACAGCAAGGCATTGGATATTTCAAAGTTGCGCTACCACAAGGTGATCATCATGTGTGATGCCGACGTCGATGGTAGCCACATTGAAACATTGATCTTGACCTTCTTTTTCAGACATATGCGCGAGTTGGTAGATGGAGGAAATATCTACATCGCCACTCCACCTCTTTATCAATTGAAGAAAGGAAGTCAGATTCGCTATGCATGGAATGATGCGCAGCGAGATGAATTCGTTGAGGAGATGAAGGGTGCGGCAAAAGACAGTTCAGTAGGAATCCAGCGCTACAAAGGTCTTGGAGAAATGAATGCGGAGCAGCTTTGGGAAACTACCATGAATCCCGAAACGAGAACGCTCCGTCGAGTTGAAATCGACAATGCAGTTGAGTCTGATCGAATCTTCTCCATGTTAATGGGCGATGACGTTCCACCACGGAGAGATTTCATCGAGAAGAATGCGAAATACGCAAACATAGACGTTTAGAAATCCGATAAATAAATGATTGAAAAGCGGTTCCTTAAAGAGCCGCTTTTTTTATTGATTGGGATTGGTTAAAATCAAATCCAAGAATATGGGTAAGTGATCGCTGTACCCACCTTTGTAAGACGGTCCCTGATAAGTCCTGTTTGTGACAGAATTTCCCGCTGCATTTTCTTTGAGAAGCCAAGGAGCATCAAATACCCCTACATGTCCGTAGCCCGTGAAAGTTTTTCCTTCTTGTAAAAGGTTCTCACTTACTATGAATTGATCTAGGACTCCCCATTCGCCGGCAAAGCTATGCGTACCAAATTTGTGTTTAATGGGAAACATGAGATTTACCAAATCACCTTTTTCTACGGTTTCCAAGTTGTTTTTGGTACCCAGACTTTCGGTAAGGCTCAAATCGTCCGGCTCGTCATTCAGATCGCCGGTGATGACGATCAAAGGATTTTTAAAACGGCTCTGTAGGCTATCCACCTTTTGCCGAAGAACGGAAGCCACATAAGCTCTCGAAGGTTCGGAAACAAACTGACCTCCATAACGAGAAGGCCAATGGTTTACAAAAAAGTGTAGCGTATCTCCATTCGGTATAATTCCCTTAACGTAGAGCATATCTCTGGTATTACGGTCGGGATCGAATGGAAATTTTATGCGGAAATATTTGTAAAGAATCGGTTCGAAGCGATCGGGTTGATATAGGCATGCCACGTCAATTCCGCGACTGTCGGGAGAGTCCTCGTGAATGTATTCGTACCCTGCATTTTTCAATGGTGAGAATTTAGTGAGTCCATCCATAGCCCACTTGCTCTCAACCTCGCATATACCCATAAGTTCTACAGGCTGCCATCCGCCCAAGGCCAGAATGGTTCTTCCCAAACCATTTTTCTTCTTGTCATATCTGGCGTATGTGTATCTGTTAGCCCCATCGGGAGTGAAGCTTTCATCACGTGTCAGGCTATCGTCTTCCAGATCAAAAAGATTTTCCAGATTGTAGAAACCAATTCTAAAGACATTGTCCAAGTGATCTTCTCGATCAAAGTCGTTGTAACGGACAAAGGTTTCTTGGCCAACACTCAAGTAGCTCGTGAACAAAAAGAGCGCTATGAGCAAGTGTTTTATCACGATTTGGATAAGCTTTTAGGCTTAGGTCTAAAAATCAAATACAGCCCTGCCACTACGAAAGGAATGCTCAATATTTGTCCCATGTTGATGGGGAGGTCGTTTTCAAATGCTTCTTGGTTTACCTTAACGAACTCGTCTAAGAACCTAAGTGAGAAAAGGATGACCATGAACACGCCAAAAATGAAACCGTTTTGAAGCTTTTGTCTTTTTTCTTTCCAAAGCCAAAAAGTGATACCCATTAGAAAAAGGCAGTATATGGCTTCATAAAGTTGGGCAGGATGCCGTGGATCCTGAGAAAGAAATTCGGGATACGCATTTTCAAAAACGACACCCCAAGGTAAATCTGTTATTGTACCAAGAATCTCTGAATTCATGAGGTTTCCTGTGCGAATGCAGGCCCCCGTAAAACATACCACAATGACTAACCGGTCCATCACCCAAAGGAAATCGAACTTGTATTTACGACAGTAAAGTACAATGGCAGTTAAGATTCCGATTGCGCCACCATGACTTGCCAATCCACCTTCCCAAATCTTAATGATATCAATCGGGTTGCTCAAGTAATTGGCGGCATCGTAGAAAAATACGTGACCGAGCCGGGCACCGATAATAGTCCCGATTACAACATAAACGGCCAGATCTTCTACATTCTTTTTTGTCTTGCCATCCTTTTCGAAAATATAGAATAGCACATACTCACTGACGAGAAGACCGATTACGAATAGAATACCGTACCACCGAACAGGCCAGTCGATGAATGGAATAGTAAAAGCAGTGGGATCTACGTCCCAATGGATAACCAATAGTGAGCTTAATAACGAAATCATGTGCCGCCGAAGTTATGCATTTGTCGGCTGATTGAACCCACCGGGTATCCCCTAACTTATCGGATTAAAGTGATAAATCCCGTAAGCTCGTACTTATCCTCCGTCGTAGCAGAGGTGATTTCAAGTACGTAGGTGTAAACGTCCGTATCAGAGAAGTACTCTGAATCGGTATTGCCTCCGTTCCAAGCTGTATTTATATTCGATGTTTGGAATACGAGCCGTCCCCATCTATCGTAGATTTTGCACGAATAGGATGAGAGGTCAACAGTCGTTCCAACGGGTCTCCACAGGTCATTAATTCCATCGCCATTCGGGGTGAAAGAATTCGGAATGAACCACAAGAGGTCATCATTGATTACCAATACTTTACTCAAAGTATCGATACAGCCGTTTACATTTTCGCTGATTAGTGTAATCAAATATTCACCTGCAGTATCTGTTGGGAATCTGTATTGAGACAATCTCGAATCGCTTTCGTCAAACGCAGGATCTCCATAAAGGAATAAAGTCTTTGCGATGGGGCCTGGACTCGATACATCTTGGAAAGAAATCAATGGATTCTTAACCGTAGTCGGATTCGGGTTGATATTGAAATTGGCAATGAACGGTTCGGGATTATCCAAAACCAAACTG
This portion of the Cryomorphaceae bacterium 1068 genome encodes:
- a CDS encoding glycosyltransferase family 4 protein, with the protein product MKKRIIVSVSNDLATDQRVRKQCEELWKAGYDILLLGRLLPGSPYFERPYKTQRVKLPFNKGALFYASLNIYLFFKILFSRADILWANDLDTLPANWLVSLMKGKRLVYDSHEYFTEVPEIQHKPRVKSLWKFFEKKCIRRTDLVITVSPSIADLLKKTYQLDEVLIVRNVPLGSTKLPKATKTDLGLDENRFLLLLQGGGINVNRGGEELVEAMRHIEKADLVIVGGGDAMPELKRISAEFELRDKVCFLPRMPYEAMMRYTSAADLGFSLDKDGNLNYRFSLPNKVFDYAMAGLPMITSDLPEVAAFVRRNEIGVVLTEVTPQKIALQVNMLVENPVELSRLKLNASKMSAELSWENEFAPVLTKIKTNNA
- a CDS encoding glycosyltransferase, producing MPEGIHIVSFDVPFPPDYGGVIDVYYKAKALADLGIKVKLHCFAYGRSKQSAVAKDFDEVIYYERKLSAGAMLSKTPFIVKTRKSQELLDNLLKNDWPILFEGLHTCAWLDHPKLKDRFKIVRTHNIEHDYYARLGRSEKSVFRKQYFKAEAKKLRAFEKVLTKNQKILAISQGDQAYFEKKYGKTDLIYPFHPEFVMPRKGKGDYAFYHGKLEVSENQEALDFLVNKVFSQSKIPLVVAGKGSEKDVAPFRNSGANVTYHLNPNAKEMKSLSQEAGVHVLPTFQTTGFKLKLLYSLQNEVEVIVNEAMVKNTGLENLVTKVKTPEQFRKAIKKALISPLSETKIKKRKELLELHYSNSQQAKRIIDLLD
- a CDS encoding ATP-binding cassette domain-containing protein, encoding MALDTIVEIKDAKIFQGDHLVLSDVNIQLDKGDFVYLIGKTGTGKSSLLKTLYGALPLTEGEGFVGEFDLKKMKRSQVPYLRRKLGIVFQDFELLTDRSVNDNLLFVLKATGWKNKMEMSERMQEVLEKVGLGNKGYKMPHELSGGEQQRVAIARALLNDPDLILADEPTGNLDPNTTEEILNLLNTISKSGRAVLMATHDYVHMKKFSSRVIRCEGNSVTEEKVSQASL
- a CDS encoding tetratricopeptide repeat protein, with the protein product MPKVSPARSLLFVFMSLFLGSSFAQQTEKYRSDLLPYYEALALMERSHYEPARKGFEDFLGSDEVDHGEFKVNALYYRAKSAMQLFHKDAEFFMEEFVLGHPESIWYQTAVLDLGRYNFNRRDYDDAIRWLKELDQRDLDATTAEEVEFKIGFAAFELEDYEQAKKSFYRLKDSESVYAGPTNYYYGHIAYTEGNYQTALESFKKAESDENFAKVVPYYVAQIYHYQEKYDELIEYATPLLEQDDVQRGEEMALLVGNAYYSKEQYAEAVPFLEKYMASTYNPAPEDSYRMGYSYYRTGDFEKAIDYFTKASKEDNALGQIATYQLADSYLQLDQKKYAQNAFKLASKKFYDPEVTEDALFNYAKLAYELSYDPFHEAIIAFEQYLETYPNSDRKDEAFEFLLKVHLATKNYSAALDALDKIKTLDPIQKEHYQLSAYNLGVENMNKKNHEEALKYFAMSKKFNVNPQVSALAEYWKGDIAYRESEYDDAIAAYRTFLNNPSAYGTEYYNLANYNIGYCAFKSGDYDVSLVAFRKYVSASGIDDKRKNDAYLRIGDLHLVNKNYKEAIESYDLAVGAKEVNVDYALFQQAMAEGYADNFDGKTQKLRELLTSFPQTSLASVANFELGTAYFMQDKLNPALDAFNTVVEDYAQSPYRKRALLQRGLVQYRLGKYDDAIATYEEVVADYGVDSESQEAIATLKNIYLDLGRIDDFTAWLDEVPDYEVSPMEIDSLTYQAAENLVADGDCDQAITSFEKYLIKFPKGLFATNSNYYLADCSYRKNDYSKALSGFEYVVQQPVGQFTEPSLLGAANIRFKQNDYEEALGHFRALEGVAEFSVNVLRAQTGQMRTNYQLGNYEDAVVAIEKVLSNENVTNELKVEARLNRARINFTERKYDEAEPDYQWLAAKKATEAGAESKFRLAQIAYTREELDKAEAMVFELIKEFPASDYWKVKSFILLADVYAARDDFFQAKATLQSVIDNVTTPALVKEAEAKLDLILQKENEFISAGDTIAAPDTLDYEDEYRELIKED
- the gyrB gene encoding DNA topoisomerase (ATP-hydrolyzing) subunit B, giving the protein MTEDQKNKPSEYGAGNIQVLEGLEAVRKRPAMYIGDVGTKGLHHLVYEVVDNSIDEALAGYCDTIDVTINTDNSVSVRDNGRGIPTDFHEKEGKSALEVVMTVLHAGGKFDKDTYKVSGGLHGVGVSCVNALSDKLVATVYRDGKIWEQEYSEGKPQYEVRQIGDTSESGTEVTFHPDNTIFEVIEYSYDTLANRMRELAFLNKGIRIGLKDLRELDEEGNPRQESFFSEGGLYEFVEFLDQSRENLIAKPIYMEGEKNGIPVEVAMIYNTSFSENIHAYVNNINTYEGGTHLQGFRRGLTATLKKYAEDSGMLNKLKFEIAGDDFREGLTAVISVKVQEPQFEGQTKTKLGNREVNAPVSQAVSEMLSYYLEENPNEARQIVNKVILAATARHAARKAREMVQRKNVLSSTGLPGKLSDCSDKNPENCEIYLVEGDSAGGTAKQGRAREFQAILPLRGKILNVEKAMQHKIFDNEEIKNIYTALGVRVGTEEDSKALDISKLRYHKVIIMCDADVDGSHIETLILTFFFRHMRELVDGGNIYIATPPLYQLKKGSQIRYAWNDAQRDEFVEEMKGAAKDSSVGIQRYKGLGEMNAEQLWETTMNPETRTLRRVEIDNAVESDRIFSMLMGDDVPPRRDFIEKNAKYANIDV
- the lgt gene encoding prolipoprotein diacylglyceryl transferase, translating into MISLLSSLLVIHWDVDPTAFTIPFIDWPVRWYGILFVIGLLVSEYVLFYIFEKDGKTKKNVEDLAVYVVIGTIIGARLGHVFFYDAANYLSNPIDIIKIWEGGLASHGGAIGILTAIVLYCRKYKFDFLWVMDRLVIVVCFTGACIRTGNLMNSEILGTITDLPWGVVFENAYPEFLSQDPRHPAQLYEAIYCLFLMGITFWLWKEKRQKLQNGFIFGVFMVILFSLRFLDEFVKVNQEAFENDLPINMGQILSIPFVVAGLYLIFRPKPKSLSKS